A single genomic interval of Lathyrus oleraceus cultivar Zhongwan6 chromosome 7, CAAS_Psat_ZW6_1.0, whole genome shotgun sequence harbors:
- the LOC127108248 gene encoding COP1-interactive protein 1, whose translation MVKHHLRESIKSLIGSHVDPDKEEQLRGAKTEFEDKVKKLLKLIKDDDNLEEDGTPAENLKRGQLAELIEDFHGQYQSLYTQYDHLTGELKKRIKGKREKGSSSSSSSSSSGSDSDYSSKDRDSKNGQLQNEFQKINDGLKQELEVAHKEVAELNQKLTITHEEKEELNSKHLATLNKLQEAEKINLDLKTDADALEIQRSSLLAENTELNKQLDSAGKVEAELSQRLEDMKAENNSLAKEKETALQQIDEEKKITDDLRNLIDQLKDDKLVAAKELQTVTDELSILKQELKHSEQQITALSNNLEVSKEENESLKAELSQASNEVQLSQSRIQEFLAESSQLKEKLDVREREVSTLTQMHEGHQNESSNQITELQAQISNLRLELESLRNQKRDIEDQFLVESSQLKEKLDEREREVSTLTQMHEGHQNKSSNQIKELDAQISNLGLELESLRKQKRDIEDQFLAESSQLKEKLDEREREVSTLTQMHEGHQNDSSNQIKELEAQISNLGLELESLRNQKRDIEDQFLAESTQLKEKLDEREREVSTLTQMHEGQQNESSNQIKELEAQISNLGLELESLGNQKRDIEDQFLAESSQLKEKLDEREREVSTLTQMHEGHRNESSNQIKELEAQISNLGLELESLRNQKRDIEDQFLAESSQLKEKLDDREREVSTLTQMHEGHQNESSNQIKELEAQVSNLGLELESLRNQKGDIEEQLKSFTTEARELGEHNLRLQNQILELETKSKEREEELSTIMKKLKDNENESSSKVSDLTSQITNLQADISSLHAQKNEQEEKIIFRSNEASTRIESLTNEMKVLQQEVESLQHQKSDLEVQLEEKSRENSECMIQVQSLKEEVDRKTLEQERLMEDRENLTTEAKELGDHNLGLQNQISELEMKSIEREEELSAIMKKLKDNEDESSSKISDLTSQINNLQADISSLHAQKNELEEQMVFRSNEASTRIESITIEMNVLQQEVESLQHQKSDLEVQLEEKSREHSECLIEVQSLKEEDDRKTLEQERLMEDRKNLTTEAKELREHSLGLQNQISELETKFKEREEELSSIMKKLKDNEDESSSKILDLTSQINNLRADISSLLAQKNELEEQIVFRSNEASTRIESITNEINVLQKEVESLQHQKSDLEVQLVEKSRENSECLIQVQSLKEEVDRKTLEQEKLMEHRENLTTEARELGEHHLGLRNQYSELELRSKEREEELSSIMKKLKDNEDESSSKVSDLTSQINNFLADISSLHAQKNELENDLLSSQKTKEELELYCKKIKVEHAETLTVVDNEKTKLANQNMDLQRTLEEREDAYEKLNEEYKKVDSWFNECKVKLEVAERKIEEMAEEFREGIGSKDHLVVDLEHQVEDLKRDLEEKGDEVSTLLENVRNLEVKLRMSNQKLRVTEQLQNENEEKFKQKQRALEDRIATLVATITANNEAFHETITTIKESVNSMISGIDTVSRKFSDESKNHENSISNISHELQVAKEYVCEMDRVKGKLEKDKNRLLEELKGKKEEELSLREKVEKLEAKARKYESENINVNATVIELKKTVEELEKLIKEKEEGLGEEKRDAIRQLCLWIDYHRERNDYLKEILSKTRRVQRAAA comes from the exons ATGGTGAAACATCACTTGAGAGAATCTATAAAATCGCTGATTGGAAGTCATGTTGATCCTGATAAAGAAGAGCAGCTCCGAGGAGCTAAAACAG AATTTGAAGACAAAGTGAAAAAGCTATTGAAACTTATTAAAGATGACGACAACCTTGAAGAGGATGGTACCCCAGCAGAAAATTTGAAGAGGGGACAACTTGCTGAACTGATTGAGGATTTCCACGGTCAATACCAATCGCTTTATACACAGTATGATCATCTGACAGGCGAGTTAAAGAAAAGGATCAAGGGAAAGCGAGAAAAGGGAAGTTCTTCATCTAGCTCTTCATCTAGCTCTGGCTCGGATTCGGATTATTCTTCAAAGGACAGAGACAGCAAAAATGGACAACTGCAAAATGAATTTCAAAAGATAAATGATGGATTGAAGCAAGAACTTGAAGTGGCGCACAAGGAAGTCGCTGAATTAAATCAGAAGTTGACAATTACTCATGAAGAGAAGGAGGAACTAAATTCAAAACACCTCGCAACACTGAACAAGTTACAAGAAGCAGAGAAAATTAATTTGGACTTGAAAACTGATGCCGATGCATTAGAGATTCAAAGATCAAGCCTCTTGGCTGAGAATACTGAACTAAATAAGCAATTGGACAGTGCTGGAAAAGTAGAAGCCGAACTGAGTCAAAGATTGGAGGATATGAAGGCAGAAAACAATAGCTTGGCCAAGGAGAAAGAGACAGCTCTCCAACAGATTGACGAGGAAAAGAAGATTACAGATGACCTGAGAAACCTCATTGATCAGCTGAAAGATGATAAGTTGGTGGCTGCGAAAGAATTACAAACAGTAACAGATGAACTTTCTATTCTGAAGCAAGAATTGAAACACTCAGAACAGCAAATAACAGCTCTAAGCAACAATCTGGAGGTCTCAAAAGAAGAAAATGAATCATTAAAAGCGGAACTTTCACAGGCTTCAAATGAGGTTCAGCTATCTCAAAGCAGAATACAAGAATTTCTAGCTGAATCAAGTCAGTTAAAGGAGAAACTTGATGTGAGAGAAAGAGAAGTTTCAACCCTCACTCAAATGCATGAAGGGCATCAGAATGAATCCTCAAATCAAATCACGGAACTACAAGCACAAATCTCAAATCTGAGGCTGGAGCTAGAGTCACTCAGAAACCAGAAAAGAGACATAGAGGATCAATTTCTAGTTGAATCGAGTCAGTTAAAGGAGAAACTTGATGAGAGAGAAAGAGAAGTTTCAACCCTCACTCAAATGCATGAAGGGCATCAAAATAAGTCTTCAAATCAAATCAAGGAACTAGACGCACAAATCTCGAATCTGGGGCTGGAACTAGAGTCACTGCGAAAACAGAAAAGAGATATAGAGGACCAATTTCTAGCTGAATCAAGTCAGTTAAAGGAGAAACTTGATGAGAGAGAAAGAGAAGTTTCAACCCTCACTCAAATGCATGAAGGGCATCAGAATGATTCCTCAAATCAAATCAAAGAACTAGAAGCACAAATCTCAAATCTGGGGCTGGAACTAGAGTCACTGCGAAACCAGAAAAGAGACATAGAGGATCAATTTCTAGCTGAATCAACTCAGTTAAAGGAGAAACTTGATGAGAGAGAAAGAGAAGTTTCAACCCTCACTCAAATGCATGAAGGACAACAAAATGAGTCCTCAAATCAAATCAAGGAACTAGAAGCACAAATCTCGAATCTGGGCCTGGAACTAGAGTCACTGGGAAACCAGAAAAGAGATATAGAGGATCAATTTCTAGCTGAATCAAGTCAGTTAAAGGAGAAACTTGATGAGAGAGAAAGAGAAGTTTCAACCCTCACTCAAATGCATGAAGGGCATCGGAATGAGTCCTCGAATCAAATCAAGGAACTAGAAGCACAAATCTCAAATCTGGGGCTGGAACTAGAGTCACTGCGAAACCAGAAAAGAGACATAGAGGATCAATTTCTAGCTGAATCGAGTCAGTTAAAGGAGAAACTTGATGACAGAGAAAGAGAAGTTTCAACCCTCACTCAAATGCATGAAGGGCATCAAAATGAGTCCTCAAATCAAATCAAGGAACTAGAAGCACAAGTCTCAAATCTGGGGCTGGAACTAGAGTCACTGCGAAATCAGAAAGGAGATATAGAGGAGCAACTTAAGAGCTTTACCACAGAAGCAAGGGAACTGGGAGAACACAATTTAAGGTTGCAAAACCAAATTTTGGAACTTGAAACGAAGTCCAAAGAAAGAGAAGAGGAACTATCCACTATCATGAAGAAACTCAAAGATAATGAGAATGAATCATCTTCCAAAGTATCAGATTTGACATCTCAGATAACCAATTTGCAGGCTGATATAAGCTCATTACATGCTCAGAAAAATGAACAGGAAGAGAAAATAATTTTTAGAAGTAATGAAGCGTCAACTCGAATTGAAAGCCTAACAAATGAGATGAAGGTATTGCAGCAGGAAGTGGAGTCTCTGCAACACCAGAAATCTGACTTAGAAGTTCAGCTCGAGGAAAAAAGCAGAGAAAATTCCGAGTGTATGATTCAAGTTCAAAGTCTGAAAGAGGAGGTTGACAGAAAAACTCTGGAACAAGAGAGACTTATGGAAGATAGAGAAAATTTAACCACAGAAGCGAAAGAACTGGGAGACCACAATTTAGGATTGCAAAACCAAATTTCAGAACTTGAAATGAAGTCCATAGAAAGAGAAGAGGAACTATCTGCAATAATGAAGAAACTCAAAGATAATGAGGATGAATCATCTTCCAAAATATCAGATTTGACATCTCAGATAAACAATTTGCAGGCTGATATAAGCTCATTACATGCTCAGAAAAATGAACTGGAAGAGCAAATGGTTTTTAGAAGTAATGAAGCGTCAACTCGAATCGAAAGCATAACAATTGAGATGAATGTATTGCAGCAGGAAGTGGAGTCTCTACAACACCAGAAATCTGACCTGGAAGTTCAGCTTGAGGAAAAAAGTCGAGAACATTCCGAATGCTTGATTGAAGTTCAAAGTCTGAAAGAAGAGGATGACAGAAAAACCCTGGAACAAGAGAGGCTAATGGAAGATAGAAAAAATTTAACCACAGAAGCAAAAGAACTGAGAGAGCACAGTTTAGGGTTGCAAAACCAAATTTCAGAACTTGAAACGAAGTTCAAAGAAAGAGAAGAGGAACTGTCTTCTATAATGAAGAAACTCAAAGATAATGAGGATGAATCATCTTCCAAAATATTAGATTTGACATCTCAGATAAACAATTTGCGGGCTGATATAAGCTCATTACTTGCTCAGAAAAATGAGCTCGAAGAGCAAATAGTTTTTAGAAGTAATGAAGCGTCAACTCGAATCGAAAGCATAACAAATGAGATAAATGTATTGCAGAAGGAAGTGGAGTCTCTACAACACCAGAAATCTGACTTGGAAGTTCAGCTTGTGGAAAAAAGCCGAGAAAACTCCGAGTGCTTGATTCAAGTTCAAAGTCTGAAAGAAGAGGTCGACAGAAAAACCCTGGAACAAGAGAAACTTATGGAACACAGAGAAAATTTAACCACAGAAGCAAGGGAGCTGGGAGAGCATCATTTAGGGTTGCGAAACCAATATTCGGAACTTGAATTAAGGTCCAAAGAACGAGAAGAGGAACTATCTTCTATCATGAAGAAACTCAAAGATAATGAGGATGAATCATCTTCCAAAGTATCAGATTTGACATCTCAAATAAACAATTTTCTGGCTGATATAAGCTCATTACATGCTCAGAAAAATGAACTGGAAAACGACTTGCTTTCGTCGCAGAAAACAAAAGAAGAATTGGAGCTCTACTGCAAAAAAATAAAAGTAGAACATGCAGAAACCCTCACAGTGGTTGACAATGAAAAGACCAAATTAGCCAACCAAAATATGGATCTTCAGAGAACATTGGAAGAACGTGAAGATGCATATGAGAAGTTGAATGAGGAATATAAAAAAGTTGACAGTTGGTTTAATGAATGCAAGGTCAAACTTGAAGTTGCAGAGAGGAAGATAGAAGAAATGGCAGAAGAGTTTCGTGAAGGCATTGGGTCAAAAGATCATCTAGTAGTTGATTTGGAACACCAAGTTGAAGACCTGAAAAGAGACCTGGAAGAAAAAGGAGACGAGGTTAGCACTTTGCTTGAGAATGTGAGGAATCTTGAGGTAAAGCTTCGCATGTCAAACCAAAAGCTCCGGGTCACAGAACAATTGCAAAATGAAAACGAAGAAAAGTTCAAGCAAAAACAGCGCGCACTTGAAGACAGGATTGCTACATTGGTAGCAACAATCACAGCTAACAACGAAGCTTTTCATGAAACTATCACAACTATTAAAGAGTCTGTCAACAGTATGATATCTGGGATAGATACTGTGAGCAGAAAATTTTCAGATGAAAGCAAAAATCACGAGAACAGCATCTCAAACATCTCACATGAGCTTCAAGTTGCAAAAGAATATGTTTGTGAGATGGATAGAGTTAAAGGGAAGTTAGAGAAAGATAAAAACCGTTTGTTGGAGGAGCTGAAGGGTAAAAAGGAAGAGGAATTATCTCTGAGGGAGAAGGTTGAAAAACTAGAGGCAAAGGCAAGAAAGTATGAATCAGAGAATATCAATGTGAACGCAACTGTTATTGAACTTAAGAAGACAGTTGAAGAGCTAGAGAAGTTGATCAAAGAGAAAGAGGAAGGGTTGGGAGAGGAAAAGAGGGATGCCATTAGGCAGCTCTGTTTGTGGATTGATTATCACAGGGAGCGTAATGACTATCTCAAGGAAATCCTATCAAAAACTCGCAGGGTCCAGAGAGCAGCAGCGTAG